The Cetobacterium somerae ATCC BAA-474 genome includes the window GAGGTTCAGAACTAGAGCATCCAATGAAGAATAAACTAAAGAAAACACTTGCTAAAACAACTTTTTTCATAATTTTTGGCCTCCTTTGATATTTTGAATTAACATAATATACTGAGATTTAAAGAAACTTCTTTTTTTCTGAAAGAAAATTAATAAAGTTTTTCAAAAACAAGTTGTCTGCTAGAATGGTTTTCTAAGTTAGAAAAAGAAACACCGAGAAGTTTGATATTATTTACTAAATCTAAAGAGCTTAAAATTTCATCGAGCATTCCTTTCAAAATCTCTTTATCATCACTAGGAATAAATCGAGTTTTAGATCTAGTTATAGTTTCTCTATTTTTAAACCGTACTTTTAAAGATACAGTTTTAGTGAGAAGTTTTTTTCTTTGAAGCCGATTATATGACCATTGGAAAAGAGCATCGATTTCTCGACTAATTTCCTCCTCTGAATCAAGTGGGATTCTAAATGTATTTTCGTTTCCAATAGAGTGAATAGCTCGATTGAACTCTACTTCACGATGATCAATTCCACGGCTATATGTGTAGAGCATTCCTCCGCGAGAGCTTCCATATTTTGCAATAAGTTCTTTTAAAGAAAATGGGTAGATATCTTTAACAAAATGAATATTATTTTTATTTAAAATTTTTTCAAATTGCTTTCCAACACCAGGAAGTTTACGAATATTTTTTTCTTTTATAAATTCAATGAACTCATCTTCATTATTAAAAATATATTGTCCACCAGGTTTGTTTATATCAGAAGCAATTTTAGCTGTTAATTTATTAGGTCCAATTCCTACAGAACAAGTAAGTCCCGTAATTTCATGAATTCTTTTTCTAAAAGTGGTAGCAAAGCTTTCTTTTGATTGAAACCTTGAAATAATATCAGTTATATCAATAAATCCTTCATCGAGAGCTATAAATTCTACCTTGTGAGTAATTTTTAAAACGAGCTCATGAATAATTTTAGATTCATAAGCATATTTATCTTTATTTACAGGGAGGACAATGAGTTTAGGGCATAATCTTTTAGCATCTAAGGTATTCATTGCAGAATG containing:
- the dinB gene encoding DNA polymerase IV, translated to MRKLIMHYDMDAFYASIEIRDNPKYKDKPIVVAGGVVTTASYPARKFGIHSAMNTLDAKRLCPKLIVLPVNKDKYAYESKIIHELVLKITHKVEFIALDEGFIDITDIISRFQSKESFATTFRKRIHEITGLTCSVGIGPNKLTAKIASDINKPGGQYIFNNEDEFIEFIKEKNIRKLPGVGKQFEKILNKNNIHFVKDIYPFSLKELIAKYGSSRGGMLYTYSRGIDHREVEFNRAIHSIGNENTFRIPLDSEEEISREIDALFQWSYNRLQRKKLLTKTVSLKVRFKNRETITRSKTRFIPSDDKEILKGMLDEILSSLDLVNNIKLLGVSFSNLENHSSRQLVFEKLY